The following proteins are co-located in the Telopea speciosissima isolate NSW1024214 ecotype Mountain lineage chromosome 9, Tspe_v1, whole genome shotgun sequence genome:
- the LOC122639798 gene encoding quinone oxidoreductase PIG3-like isoform X1: MKAVVITSFGGPEVLQLQEVENPKIEDDEVLIKIEATAVNRADTIQRKGSHPPPKGASPYPGLECSGIVEAVGKNVTRWKIGDQVCALLGGGGYAEKVAVPAGQVLPVPPGISLKDAAAFPEVACTVWSTVFMMSRLSAGETFLIHGASSGIGTFAIQIAKHQGVRVFVTAGSEEKLAFCKDLGADVCINYKTEDFAARVKEETRGKGVDVILDSVGGPYFQRNLDSLSVDGRLFIIGFMGGAVTEVNLASLLARRLTVQSAGLRNRSLENKVVIVSEVEKNVWPAITAGKVKPVVYKSFPLAEAAEAHQLLESSIHIGKILLIP, translated from the exons ATGAAAGCCGTGGTAATAACAAGCTTTGGCGGTCCGGAAGTACTTCAGCTGCAAGAAGTCGAAAATCCTAAAATCGAAGACGACGAAGTCTTGATTAAGATCGAGGCAACTGCAGTAAACAGAGCTGACACCATTCAAAGGAAAGGATCGCATCCTCCTCCGAAAGGAGCAAGTCCTTATCCAGGCCTTGAGTGTTCCGGAATCGTCGAAGCTGTCGGGAAAAACGTCACCCGCTGGAAAATCGGTGATCAG GTGTGTGCTCTTCTTGGCGGAGGGGGCTATGCCGAAAAAGTAGCTGTACCTGCTGGACAAGTTCTTCCTGTTCCACCAGGCATTTCTTTGAAGGATGCTGCTGCCTTTCCTGAGGTGGCTTGTACTGTCTGGTCAACTGTTTTTATGATGAGTCGCCTGTCTGCAGGGGAAACATTCCTG ATTCACGGTGCATCTAGTGGAATCGGCACATTTGCAATTCAGATAGCTAAACACCAAGGAGTGAGGGTATTTGTCACTGCAG GGAGTGAGGAGAAATTGGCTTTCTGCAAGGATCTTGGAGCCGATGTCTGCATCAATTATAAGACTGAAGATTTTGCTGCACGGGTGAAGGAAGAAACAAGAGGGAAAG GTGTTGATGTTATACTGGACAGTGTTGGGGGTCCCTACTTCCAGCGAAACCTTGACAGCTTAAGTGTTGATGGTAGGCTTTTTATCATTGGCTTCATGGGTGGAGCAGTTACAGAAGTGAATCTTGCAAGCTTGCTCGCAAGACGCCTTACAGTACAAT CTGCGGGCTTGAGGAACAGAAGCCTTGAAAACAAAGTAGTGATTGTGAGTGAGGTGGAGAAGAATGTTTGGCCGGCAATTACTGCAGGAAAGGTAAAACCTGTTGTTTACAAGTCCTTTCCATTGGCCGAAGCAGCAGAGGCTCACCAGCTCTTGGAAAGCAGCATTCATATTGGGAAGATATTGCTAATTCCATAA
- the LOC122639798 gene encoding quinone oxidoreductase PIG3-like isoform X2, giving the protein MAYILMCFPFLPHSSQMVCALLGGGGYAEKVAVPAGQVLPVPPGISLKDAAAFPEVACTVWSTVFMMSRLSAGETFLIHGASSGIGTFAIQIAKHQGVRVFVTAGSEEKLAFCKDLGADVCINYKTEDFAARVKEETRGKGVDVILDSVGGPYFQRNLDSLSVDGRLFIIGFMGGAVTEVNLASLLARRLTVQSAGLRNRSLENKVVIVSEVEKNVWPAITAGKVKPVVYKSFPLAEAAEAHQLLESSIHIGKILLIP; this is encoded by the exons ATGGCCTACATTTTAATGTGCTTTCCCTTCCTCCCCCACTCTTCCCAAATG GTGTGTGCTCTTCTTGGCGGAGGGGGCTATGCCGAAAAAGTAGCTGTACCTGCTGGACAAGTTCTTCCTGTTCCACCAGGCATTTCTTTGAAGGATGCTGCTGCCTTTCCTGAGGTGGCTTGTACTGTCTGGTCAACTGTTTTTATGATGAGTCGCCTGTCTGCAGGGGAAACATTCCTG ATTCACGGTGCATCTAGTGGAATCGGCACATTTGCAATTCAGATAGCTAAACACCAAGGAGTGAGGGTATTTGTCACTGCAG GGAGTGAGGAGAAATTGGCTTTCTGCAAGGATCTTGGAGCCGATGTCTGCATCAATTATAAGACTGAAGATTTTGCTGCACGGGTGAAGGAAGAAACAAGAGGGAAAG GTGTTGATGTTATACTGGACAGTGTTGGGGGTCCCTACTTCCAGCGAAACCTTGACAGCTTAAGTGTTGATGGTAGGCTTTTTATCATTGGCTTCATGGGTGGAGCAGTTACAGAAGTGAATCTTGCAAGCTTGCTCGCAAGACGCCTTACAGTACAAT CTGCGGGCTTGAGGAACAGAAGCCTTGAAAACAAAGTAGTGATTGTGAGTGAGGTGGAGAAGAATGTTTGGCCGGCAATTACTGCAGGAAAGGTAAAACCTGTTGTTTACAAGTCCTTTCCATTGGCCGAAGCAGCAGAGGCTCACCAGCTCTTGGAAAGCAGCATTCATATTGGGAAGATATTGCTAATTCCATAA